A genomic region of Bombus terrestris chromosome 12, iyBomTerr1.2, whole genome shotgun sequence contains the following coding sequences:
- the LOC100646598 gene encoding pyrroline-5-carboxylate reductase 3 isoform X1 codes for MTTGLKTMEFLRLGRRVRRRLNARNVSDHLLADGEEKEKKIALNIDTKMLKIGFLGGGKMAQALAKGFIRAGLSKGEMMLASCLPNDMGSIDAFKEIGSNTVFSNAPVVDYGDVLILSVKPQVVPMVLPDLKNYRKLLLSIAMGIPLASLEKAVPDGTPVIRVMPNTPAIVGCGATVYARGKHAGDKEAEIVEKLFSSVGLCEEVSENLIDPVTALAGSGPAYVYMMIEALADGGVKMGLMRPVAYKLAAQTVLGAGTMVRDTKIHPGQLKDDVASPAGSTITGIHYLEQHGLRSAIIGAVEAATKRCKEVSSLLEKD; via the exons atgACTACCGGATTGAAAACAATGGAGTTTCTAAGATTAGGACGACGAGTTCGTCGACGCCTAAACGCCCGAAATG TGAGTGATCATCTTCTTGCCGACGgtgaggaaaaggaaaaaaagatcgCATTGAATATCGACACAAAAATGTTGAAGATTGGATTCCTAGGAGGCGGTAAAATGGCTCAGGCTTTGGCCAAAGGTTTCATTCGAGCTG GGTTGAGCAAAGGTGAAATGATGCTGGCCAGTTGTCTCCCGAATGACATGGGCAGTATAGACGCGTTTAag GAAATTGGATCAAATACTGTATTTTCAAATGCACCTGTTGTTGATTATGGGGACGTTTTGATTTTATCAGTAAAACCACAAGTTGTTCCGATGGTCCTCCcggatttaaaaaattacagaaaactTCTACTTTCTATTGCTATGGGTATTCCATTAGCGTCGTTAGAAAAG GCTGTGCCAGATGGAACACCGGTAATCAGAGTAATGCCCAATACACCAGCCATTGTAGGTTGTGGTGCTACGGTTTACGCTCGTGGAAAACATGCCGGCGATAAAGAAGCCGAAatagtagaaaaattattttcctctGTGGGTTTATGCGAAGAAGTATCTGAAAATTTAATTGATCCCGTTACAGCTCTAGCGGGTTCAGGACCTGCTTAT GTATATATGATGATAGAAGCTTTGGCCGATGGAGGCGTAAAAATGGGTCTTATGAGACCAGTCGCGTATAAGCTAGCTGCACAAACAGTTCTTGGTGCTGGTACTATGGTTCGAGATACGAAAATACATCCAGGACAACTTAAAGATGATGTAGCATCACCAGCAG GATCTACCATAACTGGAATACATTATTTAGAACAACATGGATTGAGATCAGCTATAATTGGAGCAGTTGAAGCAGCAACGAAGAGATGTAAAGAAGTTAGTTCACTTTTAGAGAAAGATTAG
- the LOC100646598 gene encoding pyrroline-5-carboxylate reductase 2 isoform X2 — MLKIGFLGGGKMAQALAKGFIRAGLSKGEMMLASCLPNDMGSIDAFKEIGSNTVFSNAPVVDYGDVLILSVKPQVVPMVLPDLKNYRKLLLSIAMGIPLASLEKAVPDGTPVIRVMPNTPAIVGCGATVYARGKHAGDKEAEIVEKLFSSVGLCEEVSENLIDPVTALAGSGPAYVYMMIEALADGGVKMGLMRPVAYKLAAQTVLGAGTMVRDTKIHPGQLKDDVASPAGSTITGIHYLEQHGLRSAIIGAVEAATKRCKEVSSLLEKD, encoded by the exons ATGTTGAAGATTGGATTCCTAGGAGGCGGTAAAATGGCTCAGGCTTTGGCCAAAGGTTTCATTCGAGCTG GGTTGAGCAAAGGTGAAATGATGCTGGCCAGTTGTCTCCCGAATGACATGGGCAGTATAGACGCGTTTAag GAAATTGGATCAAATACTGTATTTTCAAATGCACCTGTTGTTGATTATGGGGACGTTTTGATTTTATCAGTAAAACCACAAGTTGTTCCGATGGTCCTCCcggatttaaaaaattacagaaaactTCTACTTTCTATTGCTATGGGTATTCCATTAGCGTCGTTAGAAAAG GCTGTGCCAGATGGAACACCGGTAATCAGAGTAATGCCCAATACACCAGCCATTGTAGGTTGTGGTGCTACGGTTTACGCTCGTGGAAAACATGCCGGCGATAAAGAAGCCGAAatagtagaaaaattattttcctctGTGGGTTTATGCGAAGAAGTATCTGAAAATTTAATTGATCCCGTTACAGCTCTAGCGGGTTCAGGACCTGCTTAT GTATATATGATGATAGAAGCTTTGGCCGATGGAGGCGTAAAAATGGGTCTTATGAGACCAGTCGCGTATAAGCTAGCTGCACAAACAGTTCTTGGTGCTGGTACTATGGTTCGAGATACGAAAATACATCCAGGACAACTTAAAGATGATGTAGCATCACCAGCAG GATCTACCATAACTGGAATACATTATTTAGAACAACATGGATTGAGATCAGCTATAATTGGAGCAGTTGAAGCAGCAACGAAGAGATGTAAAGAAGTTAGTTCACTTTTAGAGAAAGATTAG